CAGTTGAGATACTACAGGGGTTGCAGATGAATTTACATACAGCATTGCTTACGTATGTGTCTAATTTTCTACGAGTTAGGGTTTAAGACTGATATCATGAGTTTAGCCTACAAATTCAGCATGCATCGGCCCTTAGCAAACAAACAGAACTGATAGAGCGAGTGGAAAGCTTGGTACTGGTGCGAACTGGCCAGCTGGGGTTGGACATGGGCAGGATGGTATGCCCAGGTACTGGATCAagtgttgactgttgaacCATGGTCTGACTATACCAGGAATTGGCAATTCGAAActcgtcaacaacatctcaacagcagcaagttTTGCTTGCTAGAGAGACACACGGAATGAGTGAAAGACAAGAGTCTAGTATACCGTGCGTGTGTTCAAACAAAGTGACGCCTTTCGGTCATGATATGGAAATCCGTCGGAAGTGCCCACGACATAAGCATTCCACGCACACAAAAACACAGTCGAAGTCCTTTACCTTCACCAGCTCCTGGTTTGGATTCTCAATCGAGGCAGTGATGTCCATCTCAAAGAGAGCGAATGGGCTCTCAATTACCCCAACTCTCAACTTCCACGCGATTGTCCCGTATGGTTCCCCTGCATTTAAGCTTGTGCGGAGATTACCGAAACGGAGCCGGACGGCTCAAGAGATTGCGAGTCATTTTAACTGGGTTGTACAAGAGTTACAACGGCTCTTTGATCAAGGCCGTGCAACTCCATTTGATAGGACTAAAAATGGCGACACATTGCTGCATGTATGTTCCCTAGCACATATCAGTGTGGATATCGCCAAACTAAATGTTGTAGGTCACAGCCTTTTGCTACTCTTTCTACTATTTAGAAAAGCCCGTGTGGAATCTAATAAAGTACCTTGCCGAAGCCGGTTGTCCCATAAACGAAACAGGCACAGGCGGTGACCTTGCAATAAATGTAATAATTGATTTTCCGGATGATAGGAAAATATATGCCTCACGTTTCTTAACGCTTGGTGCTGTGTTGACGGACTCCAGTTTACAAATCTGGAATGGTATAAAGACAGTGGAGCGTATCTGGTCCAACAATAGAGAAGGTATTTCGTTTATTGCCTGCCTAGACCCTGTTTATTCTGACAGTTGCAAGCATTTTTCGTATCCGATGTCACTGAAGCTGTTCTATCACATTCAGAGAACATGCTGAAGCATCATTTGGCGCTCATGAGGAGCGACGAACAGAAGCTATTTGGGTTATATAATCTCTGCCTTTACTGGACAAACGGAATCCGCATTCTCCATGAGGCTGGTGGGGAGATATCAACATCTGAGAAAAATAATCTGCTTTTGAGGGCAGTAACAAACGACCTCACTGAAGTCGCGCAGGCCCTTGTGGACATTGGAGCTGTGGCTGATAGCCGACTCATAGCTCTGTCCAGGTCGGAGCAAGTGGAGGATATCCTGATCCAAGACCGGATTTCCAAAGGAGAGCACCTTTTGATGCTTGCTAGAACGGAGTTACCACCACATGTCCAACTAAAGCTTGAGCTACAAAATGGCCAACTTCCTGACCGAAAGGCGCAGTGCATTGTTCTTGAACTGGAATCTCGTGGGATCCCCATCGACCCATGGTTCAAACACTATAATGAACAGCCTGTATTTTGTGAAAGAAATCTGCAGCCGGACCAGATGGAGCGGTTGTTCCAGGCTGGTTTCCGAGATGTGGACGCGCCTGATAGTCGTGGATATACCCCCTTGATGCAACCCAGGCACTATTATTCTTCATTCGACAGCCTGCGGATTACTATCGAGAGGACGCGGTGGCTAATCAACAAGGGTGCGAGTCTCAACGTCATCTGTGAAAGTAATAAACTACCAGCCCGCAATTTCGTTATCCTTAACATCGTGGCCGTGATGCTGCGATTTTCGGCGGGAAGTCCCTTACATGGGGATCCACCCGCCGAGGATTGGGATACCAAGCTTGCTAAAATATGCTCTCTTCTTACGTCCCAAAGATCTTTCTTAGAGCAAATCCTGGGATCCGAAAGAACAAATGAAACTCCTTGTTTCTGCTCTGTACCGAAGGGCTCTCTCCTATCGATGGCCCTTTGCCTTGCCACGAATATTGCCTTTTCCCCATTGTATAAAACCAAGACCAACACAACAGTCCGAAAGTCGCTAGGTACAGTCTATGAGGCTTTCTTGACTAAGATGCGAATAGAACCTCGAACTGCTGATGACATTATTCGGCTCTTGACTTTTACTGACCTCGAGCTCACCCATACCTGCTACCATATAGAGATTGACTCGTTGGTCCGGGCCTTGAATCCgttcgacgaagaggatgccgTGGAAATCCACGATGAAGAGAGACACATGATAGAAGAACTCGAGAACCTAGTGGTGGAATTGCAACGCGAGTATGAGGCGTTGGGGATCCCGTTGTGGGAGTATATCCAGCTACACTGGTGTGATCGGATGAGCGACTACCTTGAGAAACATGGAGAGAGTGTCACTGATACTTCCATGTGCAGTATCCTGAGGCCGAGTGTGTTGGAAACCTAAGTCgagtcttttttttaaaaaaaaaaaaaattcagCTTTGAACCATGGTTCTTGTTCTGGTGGTTGACCTTTGCAATTCTATATCGCGCCTCATGTATGCGAGAGGCGGGATTCAGTTATGATTACCTTGCATATTCCGCAATTCACAAATCTCCTTTAATCCTTCTAAATTCAATTTCTTGTTCTTTGACTGGTTGGCAGTTCTGGATACTGGCTAACCATTCGAGTATATAATAACTCACAAATCGAAAATGGTAATTACAGTAGGGTTGTAGGAGTGAGCTAGATGAGCCTCGTGTGTCTAGTGGAGGTGCCCGAGGCACACTCAATTATGCAGTAGGCTTGTCAACACAAATCATGGCTGAGCAGCAAAATGACCAATCTCCCTGCTCCCAGATATGCATCTCTTTGCTGTCCATCAATCAGCCTCGTCAAACCCCGCTTCATACGCCCCTCGATCTGGCCCGAAGACACTCAGGGCCACATTCATGGCAGATATAAACCACTTGAGATTCGTTTTCCTTCTACCTAGATCGTGAGTATCATAATGACGCCTTATTGCCGCCGACTTATACCTCAAAAATGAGCCTTGGGTTTAGCCTCAGTGATTGTAAACTAGTCTTGGATGCCGTGCTGTATGCTCGCACTCTCAAGCAAGCTCCCGAGAATTTCGAAGAGCTCGTGTCTCTTTACCAGTCATTTTACTGGCAGCTTGATTCCATGTTCGAACTCCTCGGCTCTCCTCGTTTCAACAAAGGCCAGAGTCGTTTTGTTCGCTCGGTGTTCAAGAGGTGCGGTAAGACGCTAGAAGAGTTGAAGGAGTTTCTATACGACCATGAGAGCCTTGGGACAGACTCTCCAAAACTGCGCCAAAGATTCACTTTTTCGTTTGAGAAAATCGAAAGGTGGAACAGGGCCATCGAAGCCCACAGTATCAACCTCGTGGGTGTTGAGACTCTCTATAACCGGTTGGTTTCACCAAGCTGGCCTCCTTTCCCATGCAGATATAGCAGGCAAGAGGATATTAATTTCGATTCCTGCTAACTTAGTCACTGTGCGTCAACTAGTACCAACGTGAAGAAACTTGAAAGGCAGGTAGCCTGGCTTGTTTCGAGGGATGCCTCCAAAAAGAAAGGTGAATCGCAACTTTCGGTGTGTACGCTAGACTCTCTCTCTACAAACGGCCGCGAGCTCTGGACCGAGATTCGACACAGTCTTCAGCGCGTGGGAATCTCTGCAAAGGTATACGACGAATACGAACACGAGATCACAGCGGAGCTTGAGAAAATCGCCTCGGGATACCAGCAAACCCAAACTATCAACCAAGTGACGAACACGAATCAATGCACCAATGCCGAAGGTAAGAGCACCTTGCATAAAGGCCCATGAAGTGAATACGAGAGTGTCTGACACTGATATACTGCAGAGAACCCAGCTACTGCAACTATCACGGCTCGGGACCTTCTTGACGCCGCCGAACGAAGAGActgggagaaggcgaagcaaCTCCTTAGGGCTATACCTGCAATAGACACACACATACACATACTGGAGATAAGGCTATGTTTCTCGCTTGCCGTATTCCACAGAGCGTGGCCCATCGTTGAGACATTGGTTGAAAGAGGTTCCGACCCAGATGGGAGATCAATAGATGGTCAACCAGCAATTTGTGTCGCTGCGTCTTCTGAATCCTTGTCCACGATAAAGAAACTTACAGAAAAAGGAGCAGACTTGAATGCTAGGGACAGCCAAAAGCATACGGCTCTTCTTAGGTCTGCCGTTCTTAATAATTGGGAGATCGTTACCTTCCTGGCTGAATCCGGAGGTAAAGTTGACGCTGTGGCGCAAAACATACTAGGCCCTCAGGCCACCGTTCTTTCATATGCTGCTACCTACAAGACCTGGGataaatttaaatatctCCTTGAAAAGGGCGCAGACAGCAATTCGTTATGTTTGAGTGGCAATCCGATCTTGGTTTCCGCCGCCGCGTTTCAGCAGTGGGATATCGTGAAGTTGCTTGTCAAGCACGGAGCAAATGTGAATGCAAAAGGGCTGGAAGGGAAAAGAGCCCTTGCCTATGTATTTGATGCGTTTGTCTCAAAGTCGCGTCAGAACTCCGAAGCAAGCCAGTCTGTTGCCAAAGTCGCGGCTGCATTGATAAAGAAGGGAGCGATGATGGGCACGGAGGAACTGACGCCACTTTCAGCAGGCACTTTGGGAGAACAAGCTTGGAAGAAATTCTTGAGTTCTGAAAATACTGCATATGACTTGAAAATGCTGTTTCGACCAGGTCCTCGTTAGGGCATGAGTATGGGGATTGTTCTGGTCTCTAGAAACTTTCGGGATATTGTACTATAGACagagatattttttttttcttttctctacTGCAAGTGTAAGTTACCCATCATGGAACGGCCTTTAGCTGGCCCGTCATACTTGACAAGAATGCCAGTTGATCAGAGCTAGATTTGATTATAGGAATGTGAACTTTCCCGTCCTTCCCTTGGACGTGGGTGTCCTCTCTCATCATAGTCGGCCTGGCAGGAGACCGGTGTGTACGTACTACGAGATGGTAGTTGGCGTCAATCTAAGTTAAGGGGTTGTCTTTCCCATTTGTTGGATCATTAGGTATAGTGGCGATGCAACCCTTCGCTTGGTAGAGTTTCTGATATATCGGGTCTTCATAGATCTCCGGACGGCGCAAGGGTTGAATTCGATGGCACAAACTCTGCGAGAGTCATTAGTATTAGCACTGGATAAACCCCCGATTAAACATCCTAACTTTGGGTTTCAACTCGTCATGAAATGACAGATGCTCTCATGCAAATCATTGATGACGTGCAGAGCCAGTCCGAACTTACCCTATAGACTGTAAGTGTAGAGCCATATTATGAAAAACAGAAACGCCACCCCGACTCAGCAATGCTTGACAGCTAATGGCGGATTATCGCGCGGAGTAATCGGTCGAAGATGGATGTATCATATTCGTATGGCGATCGGGGCGAGGTGGCTATTACATTGGCGCATAACAttggcgatgcagatgcagaataTCTTGCACTATGACTCCGTTGTCACCGACACCTTGGATTTGGGACGGCACAATGCAGATTGTGAAGATTCTCTACTATCACAAATTACGATCGGGCTTCGGACTCCCTCCGAGCGAGCACAGGCACAGACGCCTTGGAGAGTCTCCACAGACGGTGTTTGGGGCCAGATTTCGGCAGATTTAGGGCAGCAGGCGTGATTGCACTGCCTCCCCGCTAGTCTGCACAATGTGCACGTACATTTCTTCAAAAATACAAAATATTTGTGTTGATTGTTGTGGATGCTGTTGTGGTTATACACCGAGCATCCATGCATGATATGGAATGTCATGTCATGTCGACGGTTGATTGACAAATTCTTGGAAACAGGAAGCACCCGCCGGCCCGTCTGACAGTGACAGTCACACTGGAGGATAACAGCAAATGACAATCAATTTTCAATACGAGACCAGCAGGAGACTCTCCACTGGCGGGAGTCGCCTTCCGATGGCCCACTTGGACTGACGCCGTCCTGCACCGTCGGGATGGAATCTCAAATCTCAAATCTCACATCTCGATGCTGGATTCAGGGGACGAACGCATGGAGTATGACTCGAATGGGAGTTGGCACTGCAGCCCAGGATAGTCGAGATTCGTACCCGGTGTTTTGGGTGGCTCAATGAGTCGCAGAGTTATACTGGAAGACTAGTCACTGCCAATCCGTGAGCTATGATGAGCAAGTCAATATCATCATATCGCCCGACTTTCCGTTCCGAACGAGAGTCCGCAACGGCGAGTCATGAAGGCAGAAGGTGAACGGGCCACGAACGACTCAGGCAGACTGGCTTGATCGGGCAATGAACCACAGATCGCTAGCTGAAGAAAAGACCAGTGGAAGAGACTAAGCAGACTAGTTTGATCCTGGGACGCTGAGACGCTCGTATTGCGTGAAAGTG
Above is a window of Aspergillus puulaauensis MK2 DNA, chromosome 2, nearly complete sequence DNA encoding:
- a CDS encoding uncharacterized protein (COG:S;~EggNog:ENOG410PYDX;~InterPro:IPR036770;~TransMembrane:1 (o744-763i)) — its product is MADPLSIAGSVAGILSLGIESCKLIVKYCDDIRGADDQIDSIALKAGGLLSTLQQIDTLLKETDGVHPKIASDIREKVLQNETWITKINERVARLSIATSSNGLSDKLRSTAKKAAYPLKKDSLLSTVEILQGLQMNLHTALLTLQIQHASALSKQTELIERVESLVLVRTGQLGLDMGRMELAIRNSSTTSQQQQVLLARETHGMSERQESSIPCVCSNKVTPFGHDMEIRRKCPRHKHSTHTKTQSKSFTFTSSWFGFSIEAVMSISKRANGLSITPTLNFHAIVPYGSPAFKLVRRLPKRSRTAQEIASHFNWVVQELQRLFDQGRATPFDRTKNGDTLLHVTAFCYSFYYLEKPVWNLIKYLAEAGCPINETGTGGDLAINVIIDFPDDRKIYASRFLTLGAVLTDSSLQIWNGIKTVERIWSNNREAFFVSDVTEAVLSHSENMLKHHLALMRSDEQKLFGLYNLCLYWTNGIRILHEAGGEISTSEKNNLLLRAVTNDLTEVAQALVDIGAVADSRLIALSRSEQVEDILIQDRISKGEHLLMLARTELPPHVQLKLELQNGQLPDRKAQCIVLELESRGIPIDPWFKHYNEQPVFCERNLQPDQMERLFQAGFRDVDAPDSRGYTPLMQPRHYYSSFDSLRITIERTRWLINKGASLNVICESNKLPARNFVILNIVAVMLRFSAGSPLHGDPPAEDWDTKLAKICSLLTSQRSFLEQILGSERTNETPCFCSVPKGSLLSMALCLATNIAFSPLYKTKTNTTVRKSLGTVYEAFLTKMRIEPRTADDIIRLLTFTDLELTHTCYHIEIDSLVRALNPFDEEDAVEIHDEERHMIEELENLVVELQREYEALGIPLWEYIQLHWCDRMSDYLEKHGESVTDTSMCSILRPSVLET
- a CDS encoding ankyrin repeat domain-containing protein (COG:M;~EggNog:ENOG410PKKZ;~InterPro:IPR002110,IPR020683,IPR036770;~PFAM:PF00023;~go_function: GO:0005515 - protein binding [Evidence IEA]); protein product: MSLGFSLSDCKLVLDAVLYARTLKQAPENFEELVSLYQSFYWQLDSMFELLGSPRFNKGQSRFVRSVFKRCGKTLEELKEFLYDHESLGTDSPKLRQRFTFSFEKIERWNRAIEAHSINLVGVETLYNRTNVKKLERQVAWLVSRDASKKKGESQLSVCTLDSLSTNGRELWTEIRHSLQRVGISAKVYDEYEHEITAELEKIASGYQQTQTINQVTNTNQCTNAEENPATATITARDLLDAAERRDWEKAKQLLRAIPAIDTHIHILEIRLCFSLAVFHRAWPIVETLVERGSDPDGRSIDGQPAICVAASSESLSTIKKLTEKGADLNARDSQKHTALLRSAVLNNWEIVTFLAESGGKVDAVAQNILGPQATVLSYAATYKTWDKFKYLLEKGADSNSLCLSGNPILVSAAAFQQWDIVKLLVKHGANVNAKGLEGKRALAYVFDAFVSKSRQNSEASQSVAKVAAALIKKGAMMGTEELTPLSAGTLGEQAWKKFLSSENTAYDLKMLFRPGPR